A section of the Macadamia integrifolia cultivar HAES 741 chromosome 9, SCU_Mint_v3, whole genome shotgun sequence genome encodes:
- the LOC122088869 gene encoding photosystem II repair protein PSB27-H1, chloroplastic-like isoform X2 — translation MSSPTLITPSSKLKSLAGFRPKSTTTTTSITSDASSSIPQKGRREFVSLIAGILSPSLVFPVSPATAASDEEYVKETEEVINKIRSTITKDKSDPNVADAVAELRETSNSWVAKYRREKALLGRASFRDIYSALNAVSGHYISFGPTAPIPAKRKARILEEMESAEKALLRGR, via the exons ATGTCTTCTCCTACTCTCATAACACCCAGTAGCAAACTCAAATCACTTGCAGGTTTCAGACCcaaatccaccaccaccactactagTATCACTTCCGATGCCTCTTCATCGATTCCACAGAAGGGTCGGCGAGAATTTGTCAGCTTGATAGCCGGTATCCTATCACCGTCGTTGGTTTTTCCGGTTTCGCCGGCAACAGCAGCTTCGGATGAAGAGTATGTCAAGGAGACAGAGGAGGTAATCAACAAGATACGGAGCACCATTACCAAAGATAAAAGTGACCCAAATGTAGCTGATGCAGTTGCTGAGCTGAGAGAGACCTCAAATTCATGGGTGGCCAAGTACAGGAGGGAGAAAGCATTGTTGGGTCGAGCTTCATTCAGAGATATCTACTCTGCCCTCAATGCTGTCTCTGGACATTATATTAGCTTTGGACCTACAGCTCCCATTCCTGCAAAGCGAAAGGCCAGGATCTTAGAAGAGATGGAATCTGCAGAGAAAGCCTTACTCAGAG GTAGATAG
- the LOC122088868 gene encoding 54S ribosomal protein L24, mitochondrial-like has translation MAFRSKEMFKKIIRKVGEEKLAPGVKESLKKCLPDSKIVMGRAKRGIYAGRHIQFGNQVSEDGGNKTRRNWKPNVQEKRLFSYILDRHIRVKVTTHALRCIDKAGGIDEYLLKTPYQKMDTDMGLFWKAKIEKMYEELGEMDVVFFSPEDEAKFEQGFKDLKLAERAARRETRRKNYMSSGKQKQIGEGKSDASEDGRGTASDEEGTIDQTLEQMVANT, from the exons atggcgtTCAGATCGAAGGAGATGTTTAAGAAAATAATTCGAAAGGTTGGGGAGGAAAAGTTGGCACCAGGAGTGAAGGAATCACTGAAGAAATGTCTTCCAGATAGCAAGATTGTGATGGGGAGAGCCAAGAGAGGGATTTATGCTGGGCGTCATATCCAGTTTGGCAACCAGGTTAGCGAAGATGGAGGCAACAA GACAAGGCGGAACTGGAAGCCAAATGTACAAGAGAAGCGACTCTTCAGTTACATACTTGATCGACACATTCGTGTCAAGGTCACCACCCATGCACTCCGCTGCATTGACAAGGCAGGTGGAATTGACGAATACCTGCTGAAGACACCCTATCAGAAGATGGACACAGATATGGGACTGTTCTGGAAGGCCAAGATTGAGAAGATGTATGAAGAGCTTGGGGAGATGGATGTGGTATTCTTCTCTCCCGAGGATGAAGCCAAGTTTGAGCAGGGCTTCAAAGACCTGAAACTGGCTGAGAGGGCAGCTCGTAGGGAAACTAGAAGGAAGAATTACATGTCATCAGGTAAACAAAAGCAGATTGGGGAAGGCAAATCAGATGCTTCAGAGGATGGGCGTGGGACTGCATCAGATGAAGAAGGAACAATAGATCAGACACTGGAGCAAATGGTTGCAAATACTTGA
- the LOC122088869 gene encoding photosystem II repair protein PSB27-H1, chloroplastic-like isoform X1 — translation MSSPTLITPSSKLKSLAGFRPKSTTTTTSITSDASSSIPQKGRREFVSLIAGILSPSLVFPVSPATAASDEEYVKETEEVINKIRSTITKDKSDPNVADAVAELRETSNSWVAKYRREKALLGRASFRDIYSALNAVSGHYISFGPTAPIPAKRKARILEEMESAEKALLRGFAGNSSFG, via the exons ATGTCTTCTCCTACTCTCATAACACCCAGTAGCAAACTCAAATCACTTGCAGGTTTCAGACCcaaatccaccaccaccactactagTATCACTTCCGATGCCTCTTCATCGATTCCACAGAAGGGTCGGCGAGAATTTGTCAGCTTGATAGCCGGTATCCTATCACCGTCGTTGGTTTTTCCGGTTTCGCCGGCAACAGCAGCTTCGGATGAAGAGTATGTCAAGGAGACAGAGGAGGTAATCAACAAGATACGGAGCACCATTACCAAAGATAAAAGTGACCCAAATGTAGCTGATGCAGTTGCTGAGCTGAGAGAGACCTCAAATTCATGGGTGGCCAAGTACAGGAGGGAGAAAGCATTGTTGGGTCGAGCTTCATTCAGAGATATCTACTCTGCCCTCAATGCTGTCTCTGGACATTATATTAGCTTTGGACCTACAGCTCCCATTCCTGCAAAGCGAAAGGCCAGGATCTTAGAAGAGATGGAATCTGCAGAGAAAGCCTTACTCAGAGGT TTTGCCGGCAACAGCAGCTTCGGATGA